In the genome of Dasypus novemcinctus isolate mDasNov1 chromosome 30, mDasNov1.1.hap2, whole genome shotgun sequence, one region contains:
- the LOC101423590 gene encoding olfactory receptor 7A17-like, translated as METENQTYVLEFVLLWLSEDTGVQPLLFGLFLLMYLVTFTGNLLIILAIITDSHLHTPMYFFLSNLSFTDICFTSTTVPKMLLNIQKESKIITFESCLSQIFLYLLFGQIDNTLLTVMAYDRFVAICHPLHYTVIMNPRLCGILLLASWLSSVLYSLLQCLMVLRLSFCTNLEIPHFFCELNQVIRLACSDTFLNDLVIYFASGLLGFIPIIGILFSYSKIISSILRISITEGKHKAFSTCGAHLSVVILFYGTGLGVHISSTASHNSRTNAIASVMYIVVVPMLNPFIYSLRNNDIQQAFKKLKNILSIKGLFSQV; from the coding sequence atggaaacagaaaaccaaacatatgtcTTAGAATTTGTACTTCTGTGGCTGTCAGAAGATACAGGagtgcagcccctcctctttggaCTGTTCCTGTTgatgtacctggtcaccttcacagggaacctgctcatcatcctggccatcatcacagactcccacctccacacacccatgtacttcttcctctctaacctgtcttttacagatatctgtttcacctccaccactgtcccaaagatgctgttGAACAtccagaaagaaagcaaaatcaTTACTTTTGAAAGCTGCCTCAGCCAGATATTTTTGTACCTACTTTTTGGACAAATAGATAACACCCTCTTGACTGTGATGGCTTATGACCGtttcgtggccatctgtcaccccctgcactatacagtcatcatgaacccccgaCTCTGTGGCATTCTGCTACTGGCATCCTGGTTATCGAGTGTTTTGTATTCCCTTTTACAATGCCTAATGGTTTTgcgattgtctttttgtacaaatttggaaatcccccactttttctgtgaacttaatcaggtaatacgacttgcttgttctgacaccttcctaaATGACCTAGTGATATATTTTGCATCTGGACTTCTGGGTTTTATTCCAATCATTgggatccttttctcttactctaaaattatatcctccattttgagaatttcaataaCTGAGGGCAAGcataaagcattttctacctgTGGGGCTCACCTCTCAGTGGTGatcttgttttatggtacaggtctTGGAGTGCATATTAGCTCTACTGCTTCCCACAACTCAAGGACAAATGCAATAGCTTCAGTGATGTACATAGTGGTTGTTCCTATGCTGAACCCCTTTatctacagtcttagaaacaatGACATacagcaggcctttaaaaagctgaaaaacaTTCTCTCTATAAAAGGATTATTTTCCCAAGTTTAG